ACATCGACGGCCGCCGCTACCTGGACTGCCTGGCCGCGTACTCAGCCGTCAACTTCGGCCACTCCAACCCGCTGCTGCTGGACGCCGCACGTGCCCAGCTCGACCGGATCACGCTCACCAGCCGCGCCTTCCACAACGACCAGCTCGGCCCGTTCGTCACCGAGCTCGCCGCGCTCGCCGGCAAGGACATGGTGCTGCCGATGAACACGGGCGCGGAGGCCGTCGAGACCGCGATCAAGGTGGCGCGGGCGTGGGGCTACCGGGTGAAGGGCGTGCCGGACGGGCGCGCGAACATCGTCGTGATGGCGGGCAACTTCCACGGCAGGACCACCACGATCGTGAGCTTCTCCGACGATCCGGATGCGCGTGACGGGTTCGGACCGTACACGCCGGGATTCCGCAGCGTGCCGTACGGGGACGCCGCCGCCGTCGCCGACGCGATCGACGCCGACACGGTCGCGGTGCTGGTGGAGCCGATCCAGGGCGAGGCGGGTGTCGTCGTGCCGCCGCCGTCGTTCCTCCCCGCACTGCGCGCGCTGTGCGACGAGCGACGCGTTCTCCTGGTGGCCGACGAGATCCAGTCGGGTCTCGGACGGGTCGGGGCGACGTTCGCGTGCGACCTGGTGGGTGTCGTGCCCGACCTCTACCTGCTCGGCAAGGCGCTCGGCGGCGGGATCGTCCCGGTGTCGGCGGTCGTCGGGAACCGCGACGTGCTGGGCGTCCTCCACCCGGGCGAGCACGGGTCGACGTTCGGCGGGAACCCGCTGGCCGCCGCGGTCGGCCGCGCCGTCGTCGCACTGCTCGCGACCGGTGAGCCCCAGGAGCGAGCCGAACTCCTCGGCCGCCGCCTCCACGGCGACCTGGCGCGGCTGATCGGCCACGGAGTGCAGGAAGTGCGCGGCGCGGGCCTCTGGGCGGGCATCGACATCGACCCTGCGCTCGCCACGGGGCGCGAGGTGTGCGAGCTGCTGATGGAGCGCGGGGTGCTCGCGAAAGATACGCACGGCTCGACCATCCGGCTGGCGCCGCCGATCGTGGTGGAGCCGGGGGACCTCGACTGGGCGGTGGAGCAGTTGGAGGGGGTGCTGCGGGAGTTGGGGGAGAGGTGAAGGTGGTTATCCTCCTGTGGAGTCTTACGTACAGAATGTGAATCCCGGGGTTCACCTCTGCGTCGGGTAGTGGCAACATGGGCGCCATGAGTAACACCCACAGATCCAACGGACCCGAAGGCGAAGCGGAGGACGGCGGAGCGACCGCCACCACCACCGCCCCCACCGACTCCAGTCACGGGTTCTTCGGGCAGCCGCGCTCGCTCGCCAACATCTTCGGGGTGGAGATGTGGGAGCGGTTCTCCTTCTACGGGATGCAGGGCATCCTTCTCATCTACTTGTACTACAGCACGGCCAAGGGCGGCCTCGGGATCGACCAGGCGACCGCTGCCGGCATCGTCGGCGCATATGGCGGTGCGGTCTACCTTTCCACGATCCTCGGTGCGTGGCTGGCGGACCGGCTGTTCGGTTCCGAGCGGGTGCTGTTCTGGAGTGCTGTCGTCATCATGGCGGGGCACATCTCTCTCGCCCTGCTGCCCGGTGTCGCCGGCGTGATCGTCGGTCTCCTCCTGGTCGCCGTCGGCAGCGGTGGCTTGAAGGCGAACGCGACGCGCATCGTCGGGACGCTCTACGACGAGCACGACTCCCGTCGTGACGCAGGGTTCTCGCTCTTCTACCTCGGCATCAACCTGGGCGCGTTCTTCGGGCCGCTGCTGACCGGGCTGCTGCAGTCCACGCTCGGCTTCCACTGGGGCTTCGCGCTCGCCGCGGTCGGGATGGCGATCGGCCTCATCCAGTACTCGCTGGGTCGCAAGCGCCTCCCCGATCTCGCGCGCGAGGTGCCGCACCCGCTGCCGCGCACGCGTCTCCCGCTGGTGATCGGGATCGGCGTGGCCGGCGTCATCGTCATCGTCGCCCTCGTCCTCACCGGGCTCATCAACGCGATCAACCTCGCCCTCTGGGTCATCGGCATCACCATCGTCGCGGCGATCGCCTACTTCGTCGTCATCCTCAGCTCGAAGCTGCTGAGCGGCACGGAGCGCAGCCGGATCGTCGCCTTCATCCCGCTCTTCATCACGAACGCGGCGTTCTGGTCGCTGTACCAGCAGCAGTTCACAGTGGTGACGATCTACTCCGACAAGCGGCTCGACCGGATGCTGTTCGGGTGGGAGTTCCCGGTCTCGTGGGTGCAGTCCATCAACCCGATCTTCGTCATCATCCTGTCCGGCGTCTTCGCGGCGATCTGGACCAAGTGGGGTGCGAAGCAGCCGTCGACGCCGCTGAAGTTCGCGGCCGGGACGGTCGTCATGGGCCTGGCGTTCTTCCTCTTCCTGTTCTGGGTCGGCGGCGGAGCGAACAGCACGCCGCTGCTCGCGATGATCGGCATCCTGCTCGTCTTCACGATCGCGGAGCTGCTGATCTCGCCGGTCGGCCTGTCGGCGTCGACGAAGCTGGCGCCGCACGCGTTCCAGGCGCAGATGGTGGCGCTGTACTTCCTGTCGGTGGCGCTGGGGACGGCGATGTCGGGGCAGCTCGCGAAGCTGTACTCGCCGGCGACGGAGGGCATCTACTTCGGGGTGATCGGCGCGGTCGCGGTGGTGATCGGCGTGGTGCTGGCGGTGATGAGTCCGTGGGTGCTGCGGATGATGCGCGGGGTGCGGTAGAGCCCGTCGGCAACGGAGGAGATCGCGAGCGACACTCCGTGGCGTAGCAGTGAACGGAGGAGATCGGCGGCCGGTGTGGCCGGATCTCCTCCGTTGCCGACGGGAGCGGGGCGCGGGCGCGTGCGGGCATACTGGGGGCATGGGTGAACGGGGTGACGGGGCTCGGGTTCTTGCGGTGTGCCGGGTAGCGCAGCTGCGGCCGGATGACGGCAACGTGGGTGTGACGGCGATCGACAAGCAGCCGGTGGAGTCACGGCTCAAGGTGCGCGGGCTCGGACTCTACGGCGACGTGCAGGCCGACCGCAAGCACCACGGCGGCTCCACGAAGGCGCTCTACGCGTACGCCGACGAGGCCGCCGCGTGGTGGGCCGCGGAGCTCGGCCGGCCCATCCCGCCCGGGCTCTTCGGCGAGAACCTGCGGACGTCCGGCCTGGACGTCGACGGCGCCGAGATCGGCGAGCGCTGGCGGATCGGCGAGAAGCTGGTGGTCGAGGTGACCTGTCCGCGCACTCCGTGCGCGACGTTCCAGCGCCGGATGGGCGAGCCGCAGTGGGTGCGCCGGTTCAGCGAGGCGGGGCGAGTGGGCGCGTACCTGTCGGTCGTGCACGCCGGGACGGTGGGCGCGGGCGACGCGGTGGAGGTCGTGCGGCGGCCGGGACACGGCGTGACGATCGCGTCGTGGTTCACGGCGGCGGACGCCGACCAGGCCGAGGCGCTGATGGCGGCGGAGGCCGCCGGTGGGCTCGAACTCGCACGGGAGATGCGGGAGTCGATCGCGACGGTGCGCGGCCGCGCGGCGTGACGCGCGGAGGCCGCCTAGTCCTCGTCCAGCCCCAGCTCGCGCCGCCAGTGCGCGAGGAACTCCGCTCCGGCGGTGTCGTGCACAGCGTCGCCGATCGTGATGACCTCGTACGGCCGGTCCAGCACACCGTCGGCCGGCCGCACATCCACGTGGGCGACCTCCCGGCCGGTGCTGTGGACGTAGTCGGCCATCTTGTAGTCGCTGCGGGAGTCGCCGATCGACCTCCAGCGGTGCGGCAGCGCGCCGCGCTCGGCGAAGTAGTCGAACGCGCGCTGGGCGCCGCGGTCTTTGTCGAGCAGCACGGACTCGATGTCGGTGGAGATGATCGTCGGGTCGATGCGGAAGGGAACATCCCCCGCAGCGTCCGGGACGACGCGCTCGCCGTAGCGGAGCCCGAGGCCCAGGCCGGTCAGGAGGTCGAAGGCGGCGTCCTGGAAACGGGACTGGGCCTCCTGGTACGTCTCCGCGTCGACATCGGTGCGCTGCTCGACGGAGATCATCGCGCGCTTCGTCTCGTCGAAGAACATCGTGTCGGCGAAACGCTCCCGGACCAGCGTCCGGATGCCGTCGACCGCCGCAGCGGGGAGGGCGACCGACGCGTCGACCGCGACCTCACCCATCCCGTCACCCGTGATCGGCGCCCACGCGCCGCCCTTCTCGAACACGCCGAACATCCGCGCGCCGTGCGACTCCAGCGCGTCGCCCAGGCCCGCGTCGCACAGCGGAGCGACCACCTGGTGGCGGATGAAGTCGCCGGAGCGGCCGGTGATGAACGCGATCGGCACGCCCGCGGCCGTCATCGCGACCAGGTCGGTGACGATGCTGCGGATGGCGATGGTCCGGGTGACGGGGCTGGCGATCGGGCCGTCGACGTCGAAGAGGAGTCCGAGGTTGTGCACGCTCCATTCTCCCGCGCGGGACGAGTGCGCCCCGAACCGCGGGAGAATGGATACCAGGCCACGAAAGGAACGTCCCGTGCTCCGCACCATGTTCAAGTCGAAGATCCACCGCGCCACCGTCACCCACGCCGACCTCCACTACGTCGGCTCGCTGACCGTCGACCTCGACCTGATGGAGGCCGCCGACCTGCTGCCCGGCGAGCAGGTCGCCGTCGTCGACGTGACCAACGGCTCCCGGTTCGAGACCTACCTGATCGCCGGTGAGCGCGGCAGCGGGGTCATCGGGGTGAACGGGGCGGCGGCGCACCTGGCCGAAGTCGGCGACACCGTCATCGTCATCTCCTACGCGCAGCTCGACAACGCCGAGGCGCGGGAGTTCGTGCCGACGGTCGTGCACGTCGACGGCGGCAACCGCATCCTCGCGGTCGGCGCCGACCCGGCGGAGGCGCTGAGCGAGGGCGTGAGCGTCCCGCCGTTCGCGGTGCCGTCCGCCGCCGGCACCGTGGTCGCGTGACGTACCAAGCGACCGAGCGCATCCACACCGTCGAGGCGCGGCGCATCGAGCTGGAGGCCGAGGTGCCGTTCGCCCAGCTCCGGCGCGCATTCGAGGAGCAGGTGCCCGAGCTCGATC
This genomic stretch from Leifsonia sp. EB41 harbors:
- a CDS encoding peptide MFS transporter, which produces MSNTHRSNGPEGEAEDGGATATTTAPTDSSHGFFGQPRSLANIFGVEMWERFSFYGMQGILLIYLYYSTAKGGLGIDQATAAGIVGAYGGAVYLSTILGAWLADRLFGSERVLFWSAVVIMAGHISLALLPGVAGVIVGLLLVAVGSGGLKANATRIVGTLYDEHDSRRDAGFSLFYLGINLGAFFGPLLTGLLQSTLGFHWGFALAAVGMAIGLIQYSLGRKRLPDLAREVPHPLPRTRLPLVIGIGVAGVIVIVALVLTGLINAINLALWVIGITIVAAIAYFVVILSSKLLSGTERSRIVAFIPLFITNAAFWSLYQQQFTVVTIYSDKRLDRMLFGWEFPVSWVQSINPIFVIILSGVFAAIWTKWGAKQPSTPLKFAAGTVVMGLAFFLFLFWVGGGANSTPLLAMIGILLVFTIAELLISPVGLSASTKLAPHAFQAQMVALYFLSVALGTAMSGQLAKLYSPATEGIYFGVIGAVAVVIGVVLAVMSPWVLRMMRGVR
- the rocD gene encoding ornithine--oxo-acid transaminase, with product MTDTVAHRIHPSTPAPTGRQAQAIALEDEHAAHNYHPLPVVIAEGQGAWVTDIDGRRYLDCLAAYSAVNFGHSNPLLLDAARAQLDRITLTSRAFHNDQLGPFVTELAALAGKDMVLPMNTGAEAVETAIKVARAWGYRVKGVPDGRANIVVMAGNFHGRTTTIVSFSDDPDARDGFGPYTPGFRSVPYGDAAAVADAIDADTVAVLVEPIQGEAGVVVPPPSFLPALRALCDERRVLLVADEIQSGLGRVGATFACDLVGVVPDLYLLGKALGGGIVPVSAVVGNRDVLGVLHPGEHGSTFGGNPLAAAVGRAVVALLATGEPQERAELLGRRLHGDLARLIGHGVQEVRGAGLWAGIDIDPALATGREVCELLMERGVLAKDTHGSTIRLAPPIVVEPGDLDWAVEQLEGVLRELGER
- a CDS encoding MOSC domain-containing protein — protein: MGERGDGARVLAVCRVAQLRPDDGNVGVTAIDKQPVESRLKVRGLGLYGDVQADRKHHGGSTKALYAYADEAAAWWAAELGRPIPPGLFGENLRTSGLDVDGAEIGERWRIGEKLVVEVTCPRTPCATFQRRMGEPQWVRRFSEAGRVGAYLSVVHAGTVGAGDAVEVVRRPGHGVTIASWFTAADADQAEALMAAEAAGGLELAREMRESIATVRGRAA
- the panD gene encoding aspartate 1-decarboxylase, with product MLRTMFKSKIHRATVTHADLHYVGSLTVDLDLMEAADLLPGEQVAVVDVTNGSRFETYLIAGERGSGVIGVNGAAAHLAEVGDTVIVISYAQLDNAEAREFVPTVVHVDGGNRILAVGADPAEALSEGVSVPPFAVPSAAGTVVA